In Sesamum indicum cultivar Zhongzhi No. 13 linkage group LG1, S_indicum_v1.0, whole genome shotgun sequence, the sequence CTTTGAGTGTTGCTTGTAGAGTCGAAGAGAAGGAGAAGTCATCAATCTAGGTGATAAATGCATGTACATATGCTCCAGAAAATTCCTGTGTTGTAGATTTTGCAGCTAGGATAAATCAACCTCTTTCCGTGTAACGCAATGATATGCAGGGCATCTGATCTTCAGCAGTACTCTAAAATGCTTCTGTCAATGTCTTGTCTTTGTTTGAGTAAATGCTTGGCCACTCGtgattcttgtttcttttgttattagtGATCATTTTAGTACTCTGCAACTGTGAACCTTGAGCAGGCTGTCTACATGAACACGAAAGATCATGCTGGTAATCTTGTCTGCAACCATTTCATGTAACTCCAACTTTTAGTCCACTTTTGGgtagtaattttattgattggaACAGATCTGTGAACTAATAGGCTGTTCTCGAACTTTTTTTGGTTGCTTTGTCTTGACGAGCTGTTGTACAGAAATTAGTTTGTCGATCTTGTTCCTGGTTGTAAGTGAAAACTAGACTGTGGAATTTGTTagttattgataaatataaattcctAATTTTGCATATCATATTACACATCTGGAGAAGTTTCTGCTACAATGTCTCCCTCTAACATTTAAAGAAAACTAGAACGAATCTTAATTGTTGGAAAACCTATACCTCTTATTATCAACTTTAAGGTTCAATTATCTGAAAAATTCTGAGGCGTTAAATGGGAAATCTGGATCAAGCTCTACCGGATCAAAAGGGAACTCCATGCCTCCAATTGGGGAATTGGTTGTCGAAGCATGAGCTGAAATTATCTCAGGAATATCAGATTCTGAATGTTGGTAAGTAGGAGTCCCTCCAAAGTTCTTGATTTGGCAGGTTGCTGGAGAGAAGTAATTTGATTCTGATGTTGCTGGAGATAAAAACAGTGAGGAATATGCTCCCAAATGACTGTCGTCAACAAGAGCAGAGATTGGAAAATAGTGATTTTCCTTGTCATATGTTGATGGGAAAGAGAACTGGGGCGGCATCGCCTTGTTGTCCAAGTTCTCAGTGGCAACTCTGAGGTTAGTTTTGAAGTTCAAAAGTGTCTGATTCGGTTGCTGTAACTGATGTTCGTGAGAACTATGTTTCACTTCTTGTTTTTCAGGTGATGCTGGCGGTGGAACTGCATTTATCGACTGGTTGCACGTGTGTGTTCCTTTATATGTTATCTCAAATATGGTAGGGTCATCATCAGATCTTTGCACTTGCTTTGTCGCCCAGCAATTTTGAACGAGACGGTAAGTACATCGGTAATAGCTCCTGTTACATGAACACATATATGTTAGATTTTCTCAGATTATGCACGTCCCATGATCTGTCTTGCAATTCCCTNNNNNNNNNNAGACCTTGGATATTTAGCTCCCAAAATGTCTTTCTGCCCATATTTTCTCCAACTATACCCATCGTCAGTTGGCCCTTCAAGTCCATTCTCGGAGTTAACTCTCACTTGTTCCGTCCATGTTGGCTGAAGCTTTCTGCAACACcaatcaagaaacaaaaatcttAGTCGACGATTTCTTTAATTAACTTCAGGAAATTCCTACAAGCATCTTAGAGTTGAATTCACCTCTTCTTTGAAGTACTGTAGTCCTGATGATCACTGAAATTCTTGTTCAAATTCTCACTTCTTGGACTTCCATCTACTGAAACTGAAGACTGGGGCGCCGGCACGGCTGCTCCAGTTTTTCCATCCAATCGGCTCCACCTGAGAATCAACAAAGCCTTCTCATAAGAAGACAATATCCTCTGCAGAAGCAAGTCCTGTGCTTCAGAGGGGGACGTCGAGAACAAATGGAACCGGAGCTGCTTAGCTTTCTCCATCCCTTGAGTTAGCTCGTCAATCAGCGTCTTGTATTCCCAGGTAAAAGCACTCTCCATTTCCTCTTACTGTTGACCTGAGATAAACTGTCACTTCACTTCAAGGACAGAGGAACGTCTACCCGTTGAACTTGAAGAAATTTACCTATTCCTTGTATGCAGCAGAAGCAGAAAACTTTCATAAATTTGAAAGCCCGGAACTCAGAAAGCCGCAGAACCTTAATGTAAGCAGCTCAAATCCACAAGGCTGATTGAGGGTTGTTCTTTTTAGTATTTGATCTGGTTCAGATGTTTCTTATGCTGGATTACGAGGTTTGAGTAactgttatatatatgtaatgagaTGGGAGGATAGGGAAATAGGCAAAGATGCTGTTGTTGAAGCTGaattgctgctgctgctgatgaAGTGGAAAGTGAAGCATTCGAATTTAAAGAAAGAGAGGAAGGAGATGTGGAAAAGTGTGGTAGAGTTGAAGTTTGACTGGAGAAACCGAGTTTTTCTGGTTGGACCAGTCATTTGGCTGACCAATTCAAACCCTTCAAAAGTCTCCCCCTCATATCATATCATGTGTCCTAAGAGTAACACAAACGGCAAAAACCACTAATCTTTTTACTCCCTTCACAATCTTGGCCATGAATTATATGCATTCAGCGTATAAATTCTAGCCCATCAGTCGCAACTGCCCGTATGGAAATTGCAGTCTGAGATTGAAACTTGATAATCGTACTGAATCAATcacattacaaatatataatgattaaGTGGGTAATACTCTCTTTTACGTAGATCAAACAATCTCGCGTACTCTCAATCCGAGTGTTTTCAGTACAAGAACAAGAACGAAAGCCCTTGTTCAAACACGGGTAGGAGTTTCTATTTTAAGTTTTGGtatattttcaattacatTTAGAATACACCTGCCCGTTCTTACAAAAGTTACATTATCTactctatttaaaaaatttgaaataaaaaattcaatcggATCCAAATAACGAAACAAACAAGCTCTATGGTtctaacttttgaaaaaagaaatgatatttttgtgaGCTTAAGATGTAGAGAGAGTGGAAGGTGGGAGTGCTGACTGATTCAAAATTCTGGAAAAGAGTCCATGTGGTATTGAAATGAATGATTGAGAGAGTATTTGAGTTCAAAGGAagaatgaattaatatatatgaataataatgaGTCAAATAAACACACAGAATCTTCAAATTCCGCGTTTTTTTGATGAATGGATTGTGGTGGGCTGCTGATGTGTACCAGTGGTGTGACGTCGTTTTGTCTatgttgttttaattaaatttctggTGTGTACCAGGTTTCTCCTAATTTTTCATGTGCTCAAACACCAATGATGTCTTAATTGAATAAGTTAAATTTATGGGTTCGAGTCCTACcaaatgtatatgtattttttttatttatatgaattattgtaatttatttattattttagtcataTTTATATTGGTTTAATTGATGTATCTATTACAAGTTATTGAGGTACAGATTGGGTTACAAGAAAATGGAGGGGGCAACACATTATTAATCTGGCTTCTCATGTGCTACTGGCTTCATGTGTGTATCATATTTGGAAAGAACGGAAGTTCAGACGTTTTGAACAGTCTGAACGAGAACCGACCGCACTTGCTGGACTCATTGTGGAAGAggttagacagaggattcttgGTGCTTCTTTAGCTCGCTCTGTTAGTTATTGTGCGTtatatagactttggcgtatcccttggcctgtcgagggaggcGCCACTCATTGAGCCTTATTGTACTGTACAATTGTACTATTTattcaatgaaaattatattttacctaAAAAGAAAGTTATTGAGGTATTAATATAACCATAAACGTAATTAccaatacaaagaaaaaaaaagcttgTGAGAgttatcacaaaattagaatcTCCTTGaagtacttttttatttttaataaattattaaatattttaaatttaaagaaaaaaaatatcaactttttatttaaaaatacaatgattgatttttgtttgttttttgacAAAAGAACATTTGTCTTTTTACACTGTGAATTCTATGtacatttataattcaaaattagttCTGTTTTCTAACGTCATGTGTTTATTTGTACTAAAGcctttacaaaatttcatttgtgaactttgatttttttttaatctttttgtctattttagtatattaagaTTTACAATTGTctctattaatataatttattctcaacaatattttcttgagGGACTTTATTTTTacggataattatactccctTCTGctgagatttgatgtaattacacgtaaactctctgtgatttgaaaaattattagcaCCCCTAATATTTGCTTCCacttaacaaataagtcatttcgttagtcaaaatttactgaatttgctgatattaacaaaaaaaaaaaaaaaattgagcaaaaattaatatttaccttcgattaacttattactaatttattgcaagtcgAACATTTTTTTCCCATTAAACTACCCTGATAATAGTTAAGATATACTTCTTCACATGTATTAATACGTGAAgacatatgagggtaatttgatcataaaaagatttatttgacctacaataagtcaatcggggtATATTTACAAGTATCTAAACATAGGCAAAAAGTTCGTTacgaagaatttgaaatccatgaTCTTTAAATCATTCCATCCAAACACAATCTTAAACTAAGAGAAaatgacatatataatttaggcCTTTAGATATTTATTTGGTAGGATAGTTGATACGACTGAACCACGTCAATCCTCGTTTTATCATTTATGTCATAACAAGATACTATTTTCGTGCATTTGATTTGTTGGCAACGTAGGACTTTCCAATTGAAGCACATGctgttttataattatcacCTTGCATTCTTTTGCTGCCAATCCAAGACTTGAACAAATATTGGACTTGTATTATTGAAGTTGAATATTCCAACCATGATCTTTTTGTTCAAGTTTAACGGATGTGTTCACAATCAAGAATCCATCCTTcaaatcataattacaaatattcttttactgtttaaaaaattataaatatctcatgaaatataataaacggatgttaattttatggcgtatttataattttacaaataacggaaaagtatttgtaattatggcAAATCTCGGGAGAACCCTTTGTAATTTATCCGAATATTAGTTGACTTTGGAGTGACTTTGTCTATTTTACATTATCGACATGTGTAATTCACCTGTATAAATAAGTGAACATAGtaattttggattaaaattgaataatatagtTTAAGtataggataattacactcccctccccTGTTGTTTTgcgtaattacatgtaaactccttgtggtttgagaaaattatatctagcacttTTGAAGTTTActttcgtttaacaaataagttcatccgtcagtcaaattttattaaatttgctgatatttaaaaaaaatgaatgaaaattgaaacttaccctcgattgacttattgcaggttaagcaatttttttctaactaaactacccttataacggtaaagatatacctcatcacatgcattaatacgTGAAAAAGTATGAGGGTAACATGGtcataaaaaagtttatttgacttgcaataagtccgtaataagtcaattggggatAAATGtagaattttttctaattttttcattaatttcagcaaattcagttaatttttatggagaaacttatttattagatgaagtAAACCTTAggagtattaaatataattttttaaatcatagaaaatctacgtataattatatcaaattttaagaaataaaagtataattatctcttaaaaatattgggAGACGTAGGACAATCACTTGCAAATATCAAAAGTGGAGCCTGGGCTGGTCTTGCATTTTGAATTAAGCCCATAGAGTCAGAGCCCAAATTAGGGCCCAATTAAAGCCCAAGATACATTTTTGGTCTTCTGAGCCACTTAACTTCAAACATGCTCATAATCAGCACCACCTCCTTTCACCAACTATTACCTAAAACTTCTGAAATGGAAAGGCGctatatttctattttcagaacaaaaaaatagtagtAAAATATCTAAAGGGTAATTATATTGtctttttttaagatttggtataattatacgtaaaaaaatttataatttataaaattatatttaatatttttatacaccTTCACAGACTAATGCATGTAAAGAGgtatattttttcatccatataaagataatttgatcagaaaaaatttatttaatttataataaattggtTGGGtaaatcttgattttttattcaatttttttgctaataccgacaaatttaattataggagatatatttgttagatggagaCAAATGTTAGAAACTAGCCTTTTTACTCAGGTTGAATTGTACCTAAACCATCGGATTTGGGAACCCGCTTTAACGATCGTTGATCTTCGTCGGATCATATGACATGTAAAATCCATATATCTCCTAACACATTGatcctttataaatacaaattgacACCATTTGGCAAGTATGTACTTATAAAATTGAGATCTGACTCTTGGACCccatcttatttatttttactctaTTTGATTTAAACTTGAGAGGATTTTAACTGAAAGCGCCCCCATCAGTCCGGACCTCTATCTGTATCATATATGTGTACGCGCTTTGGCGCAATAACATGTGAGCTAAACTTTTTAAACGATTACTTCATTTGAAGgttataaaatgttatagaaaagaataatttaataatgagaGTCGAACTAAAAACCTGcacatgaaaattttcttttataaataggtgaaataaaatttgaactcaaaATCTCTTGTTTGACCTGATCCTAAACGGTCACctcatttaaaatttcagtTGTTTGACAggagaattatttaattttataaaataaaaaatgaaaaactcgTAATAAACtagtcaaaattattaaaagaacaaaattagaTGCCAATGGCATTTCAGAATGGATGATCCCTTATccattttgaaagaaaagtaagagataagtaaaacaaaaaaagcaagaatctaagaa encodes:
- the LOC105158610 gene encoding probable WRKY transcription factor 53 — translated: MESAFTWEYKTLIDELTQGMEKAKQLRFHLFSTSPSEAQDLLLQRILSSYEKALLILRWSRLDGKTGAAVPAPQSSVSVDGSPRSENLNKNFSDHQDYSTSKKRKLQPTWTEQVRVNSENGLEGPTDDGYSWRKYGQKDILGAKYPRSYYRCTYRLVQNCWATKQVQRSDDDPTIFEITYKGTHTCNQSINAVPPPASPEKQEVKHSSHEHQLQQPNQTLLNFKTNLRVATENLDNKAMPPQFSFPSTYDKENHYFPISALVDDSHLGAYSSLFLSPATSESNYFSPATCQIKNFGGTPTYQHSESDIPEIISAHASTTNSPIGGMEFPFDPVELDPDFPFNASEFFR